atcaaagcttcgcactcggagagccagagacccgttgtgggggctggtcggcgacgaacggagcgcccttcaggagtggaagtgaccacgagatccgtaccgagtcgcgCAGGacaactggcccgagctggtcgggtagatctgttgtggttggtggttacctgctcggtaggttgattttgaatcgaatctaccagagctagggtttcagcaagcttggtaccgacccgatcgatggagtcgagcaggtcggtgttgtcgatctgcctccctttgtagcaaggaagcgaacgacgggttgtcggtgtggctgaagacgaagctggtgtggccggagccagatccaacatGGTTGGAGGCGTAGCCGATGCTGGTGAAGCaatggtcgacgcagattggatctgcgcctcctcggtggtcatggcgatgaagttgtcggagccagtggtccaggtgatctggccaatggtgaacgtgaggccgtccgttgtagccatggagccggggatgatgaccatctcgTTCATctagggagcagtacgcacaccccctacctggcgtgccactatcgacgaaatatggtcggcagtctacctagaggtatgcccaaggtagtagattatcggtagacaggtgcgcaagctacgaacgagacagtgacgcaagacagacacgaggttttatctaggtttagCCGCCGTaagggcgtaatacctacgtcctgcgtctgattgtattgatgtatgtaatgagatgatttttgagaggggtcccctgcccgccttatatagtctgggggcagggttacagatctggaaactaattctactcggttacaattgccatagatggccggataaggattcctattctaaccgaccaggatcttgcttgatctccaagtctatcttgattccttgcgcgggactccgagcagatcggttgggccacgcgtcgtcttctggtGGGCCGGACCCTCTGGTATGAGCCGGCCCAAGaccagccataagggtataggggttaatacccccatagctagtccccgagcaccatgtattatgttgcgacacgccgtttgatcttctcCGACTAACGTGGTCTGTCTTCACGTCgtctccaactgattgaaatgttgaccaagcaaatgtgccagtattgaTGATCGTCATATTGTAATTGTACCAAAttagatactttacttgtaaccttgtctcttcggagtatataaggaggggcaagggtcccctagaggacagatcataTAGATCATACAGATCTCACCCCAGATCAATACAAATAACAGAGCACATgacgtagggttttacgccacactggcggcctgaacctgtataaatcttgtgtcttgtgtctctgtaaccatctggttcctgattacacgcatcctaccgacaatctaccatcatgagcatacccctagatggactggcgaccatatttcgtcgacaccgacGGTTTCCCCGACATCGTGAGCGGCGGCAACATCAGGTTCTGTGTGTTCCTCTTTTACTTCCTTCTGGTCTATGTTGGAGGTGGGAGGCTGGTGGTTGTTGAAGAGATTGTGGTGCACGGTGATGGTGTATTATGTGAAGGATTCTATACCAGCGATGTTTTCTTCGATGTTGTTTCATGCGTTGGTATTCGAGTCCTTTGTGGGCTTCCTTGTGCCAGCTGTGCCTACAATGTCAGCGGCATCGCCGTTACTAACGACATGGCTGCTGGAGGTAAGACGATTGTTTTGTACCAACTTGCTGGGAAATCGGGTTGGTTTTCATCTCCCACCGCTTCTAGTGGTTTATTTCCCCTTCTGGGTGACTCGTCGTCGGGCGCGCCGGGGTTGTTGGTGATCGAGGCGCCAGATCCCTCGCTCTTCGGCGATGTGTTGGCCGTTGGCCATCTTGCTCGGCTTGTTCGTTCAGTGATCATATGGCATGTTGGTTTCTCCAATGTGCTGCTCATGGTGCCACTGAAAATTTCTGATGTCCTTCGTCGGGAAGGTGGTCGGCTTCACGGGCAGCTGCTTCGACCGTCGGCGATGGGGACGACCGGGAGAAACTTGCAAAGACTTGGATGTAATTTGTTTTACTTTCAGGGTTATCTTTGTAAGTTATGGGATGTAAACTACCAGAGGCTTATGTGAAATATAATCCTGGTTTctaataaaaaaaaggaaaaagtctacctgACCCCCTcaactatcatacttggtctacttcaccccctcaactatgaaatcgtctgttttaccccctgaactatctaaaaccgtctgatTTACCCCttggggcggttttcagcggcggttttgctacagtaacagcgggtttgctGCAGTGacggcgggtttgctacagtacccgtgttttgaatttcctttttttatttattttcggtgaattcttgaaaaatcatagtaaatcatagaaaaatcataaaatgaaaaatctaattttattggactccacatgagtagatctacatagtgaatatataatacggtatactttagtacaaaatttttactgtagcattagattaattggaaaatctaattttgtctgtaattaattagaataattcatagctgcagcttctatggtccaattgtggtgaaatttttatggtacgctaattattgtatgcttgaactatagtaaaaatttcgtactcattggactatgtataacttaggtATAGATAAAttataattaattacagacaaaattggattttccaattaatctaaggctacagtaaaaatttttgtactaaagtataccgtattatatattcactacgtagatctactcatgtggagtccaataaaattagatttttcattttatgatttttctatgatttactatgatttttcaagaattcaccaaaaataaataaaaaaaaagaaaattcaaaacacaggtactgtagcaacccgccgtcactgtagcaaacacgctgttactgtagcaaaaccgccgctgaaaaccgccccaaGGGGTAAAtaagacggttttagatagttcagggggtaaaacagacggtttcatagttgagggggtgaagtagaccaagtatgatagttgAGGGGTCAGGTAGactttttcctaaaaaaaaaaatctaggcGAAGCAGACCTATCGGCTTCTCAGAGCCCGATAGGGTTTGCAATTATTCATTAAAAAATTATTTAAAAAATTCCTCCCCCTCCCCAGAAAAAGGGAAAAGAAAGGGGAATCGCTCCGGCGACCGGCGGCGAACCGGACGGGATGGACGGGGCCAAgccaacggcggcggcgggtgggaaGCAGGAGCTGGAAGACGCGCTGCTCCAGATCATGCAACAGCACCACCACCAATCCTTCCACCAACGCCAGCAGACTGGTACGCCGCCAGCCCGCCATTGCTTTGATTTCTGCCCTCTCCTCTGCACAACAGCCAGCCCAAGTGATACCAACAAATCTGATGGCCCTATGATATCTCGCTCCACGCGcgcgcacgcacgcacacgcAGAGAGAGCGAAGGACGCTTTGAGAAGCGCGGCGCGGGTAGCGGATCTCCTCGTGGACACGGTCGACGACGGCGAGGTGCAGGAGCTCTTCGTCAACGAGAAGCGCGTCGAGCTTGAGGCCCGCGCGCTGCTCGGTACCATCGCGCGCTACAGGAAGCAGTCGGATCAGTGGCTCGCTGCCACTAACGAGATCAACTCAGTCTTGAAGGTGACTAACTGTGATAtgcttatgcttatgcttatgctgatgctgatgctgatgctgatgccaTACCACTCACATGCATCCCCCTTCAATCACATGGTGAAGTTAGAGAATGAGTTTACTCATCTTCTGTTCTCTGAAAAGAAAAATTGGAAAACTGGATGCCATTCCTTTTGTATTGGATGATTTTTTTAAACACGAAAATTCAATCCAAATCATGTGCTATTTGTTTCTGCTGAAAAtccatttttaaaaaaatatatatgtagGAAATTGGAGATTTCGAGAACTGGATGAAGATTATGGAGTTTGACTGCAAAAgtatcaatgcagccatacgaaaCATACATCAGTCATGAGTCTGCCTTCCTGCAACCGCAATCTTAGGAAATTTTCTGTTGTTTTATCCTCTGATTATTGGAATTCTGTGGGCTGCACTGCAGTCAGGTAGATCCCATCCCACTGTGGCATCCTTTCTCAGGCGGAGCAGTTAGAGTTATCCACCCTAATGGTTGTTGAGATAAACAATGTCAAGCAGCAGGAGCATAAGTGGTATAAATACCGTTTAGGAACTGGTAAGTTTCCCGGGAACCGTTTCATTCTCATATAACATGAACATAGGTTCTATTATATGAAAGATTGCATATGCCATTCAGTCTTGGCAGCTATATAGTCTAGTAGAACCATTATTATTTATGTTGGCCTCAAGGTCACACTGAAGTCTGAATGTTGTGAAGTTCATTGTAATAACTAATAAGTTGTTGACACCCGGGTCAAAATATTGTTGTGAATTTGAATCAGAAATTTGCTATGCATTCTGTACGACTACCAAAATATACttttgcatagaagacttgtttTCTTTAGCTATATGATGTGTATAAGCTGAATTTATTGTTTGTTTGGACAGTGACAGTTGTATGTTCATGTCTTGTGGCATGTGCTCGCTGTTCAAGCACTAACCTTTGACGTTCAGCTGTATGTTCATGTCTCCCTTCAGCTGAATTTATTGTATGTTTGGACAGTGACAGTTATATGTTCATGTCTCCCTTCGATCAAGATTACATGGTTCTCGTTTACCTTCCTGCAGTTTTTCCTTATCTGTCCACTGGATCCAGCAAGGGGGCTGATGTTGCTCATCTTCACCATCACTGCACTGAAATCGGTGAAGAATTTGGCCATGTTTGAAGAGCAGGTGGTAGTCTGGGAATCTGCTGAGCCTCCATTGAACAGTTTGTTTGGTCAGAATGCAGAACACCCTTCTTGTTTAACAAGTTTGATGTTGTTGTCACCAGTCTTGTTCGGACAGTTTGATTTCAGTGATGTTGCAAGGGATGTATCGATGTTAGTTTCACTGTATATGCGGTTACGGAAGTTGCTGCTTCTTGCTTGCCCAATGGTGTGACCTTCTcactttttttctctctctctattgTAAGTGAGGTCTTTCATGTTTGAAATATCAGAATGCCCCTTTTATCAGATCATATCAGTTAGTGGATGTTCTATTATTTATGGTGCCAAAATTGAGTTTATCCTTGTTCTTTCTGGCTCAAACCAATTTACAAATCCCGGACTTTTTTTATCCAACAATGCATTGTGTTGTGCAAGAGTTTCGGATTTACCTAATTGTGAATTTTTTTTTACTCTGTTCATCAAATCTTCTGTCCTGTTTCACTCCTTTCTTGATAAATAAAGTTTATATAAATATCTTCTTGAAAATGACCTGGGGGTGTGTTGACATCATTTTTGGTGGCTGTATGAGAGTACAGATTGCTGGGGAAAACACGCATGGAATTCCTCAATAAATTTTGACAGACGGAAAGAAAGGTTGTTACAAGGATAACAAAATGGCAGTACAATCATCAGAGTTTTATTGGAGCTTGTACTTGTATAATCAAAattgaagaaagaaaaagagtagTAGCAACTAAGAATCCAGTATTTGATCGACAAGCAAAAGCATCAAAAACAGCCTAACAAGTACTCCATCCCAAATtgcattccaagaatcttggagagtcaaaacattttaagtttgactaaaaaatatcaagaaaaatacaaagatttatgacatcaattagttatattatgaaaatataattgatGAAGAATCTAACAATACTTAGTTAGAATCATAAATGTTTTTATATCGTTATATGAAAACTTAAGATTCaaggaatgacttataatttgggatcgAGGGAGTAGCAAACTTAAGAATCCAGCTTCCCATCCTCGCTCAGTGCTCGATCGATGGTAGCAGTGTTCAGTTGAGGTCTCAGTGACGGATCATCAGGACTTGCTTCCAAACCGGAAAACCTGTGGATGCAGCACAACGGAGTGACGACGGTAGCACATTTCACAGACTTTGCGGGCATCATCATGTCCACACTGAGGTTTCCTCTGATGAACACCAGGATGCGGAAGACAAAACCGACGGGAGCAGACAGAATGGTGTCCAATTTGCCACTCCGACGTTTAGAATGCCCAAGAGGGAAACCCCAGACGCTGTAGGCTTCAGTAACCGGCTCATCCACCAAGGGCGTGCACGTGACGAGTTCACGGCCGGAGGTGCCATTCGAGATCTCGAAGAAGAAGAGAGTCCGTGGAGCAGGCAGGAACGGCGAGAGGCAGCAACAACCTGCAGAGCGGCGTTTgttccgacgacgacgacgagcaaCGAAGTTTCCATGGATCCAGCAAGTGCCGTTGTGGAAGTGCATGGTTTGCCTCACCTCACCGGGGGCGGGCTCGTACTCTTTGTCAGGGTGCGAGGCGTTGTAGACGTCCAGGCAATCCGCCGCGACCTGGCGATCCAGAGCTAGTCGGGTGATGTGGCTCGCGGAGCGTCTCGAGCAGGTCCGGGAGCAGCGGTTGGCCGACGGCGACGCAGCTGCGGTCAGGGCCGAGGAATGGGAGCCGCCGCCACCACGGGAACGGCTTGGGCGGGACTAGAATGATGCCCTCCAAACTCTTCAGGTACTCTTTTCGGCGGGTGGACGCATCATCGGCGGCCGACGGCGCTGCTTGCGCGACTCCGACGAGGGGAGTGGTCTCCTTCTTCTCCGCATCCGCATGGATGGGGATGGCTTCCATGGACGGAGGCATGGCTGCTCTGCTTCTCCTCTGCGGCTCTGCCCCCCGATCGGCTGCGCAGTTGTATGTCAGCTCAATTCAGTCACCGTGAACCAGTGACAGAGTGTGGCATGAACGACATTTCAGTATAGCCACAGCCTCAGGTCAGGTGTGAACCGTTTCGATTTGCCCGGATCTTTTGTCAACAAATTGGACAGAACCAGTTAATTTTAGCAATTCAGAGTAGACTCCTTTCTTTTCGTAAAAAGAGTGAGAGAGTTAATAAGATATTAGTTAGTACTAATAATACTAAGAGATATATATAGCAGACAATTTCATGTCTCCTTTCTGGAAAATATCCCAAACTTTGGAAGCTCCTCTTGATATTGAAAAggttaaaaaaaaaatctctccATCCTTTTCTTGTGGTGTTTTGGCTATCTCGTTTAGTTTGCAGCATTACCCTCTCTAAAGGTATCTATGGTATTTTCAATTGTCAGTTTGTTGTTGGTGTTGGTGTTACCGTCATcattcatcaacaacaacaacgatGTGTTTCTGGGCACTGTTGCCGTGGAGCTGCAAAACTTACAAAGAAACAAAGTGATGCTTAGTGCTTCCACATTCTACAATCATTTTCCATGACATTAATCGTGCTAGGCCATACAATTGTAATAGCTTTGCAAAAACAAGCATACCCAACTCCAGGATTAACAGCGCAAGAGGAAACTTTTTGTACCAAAATACAGTACACTAGTATATAATATATCCAGAGCAACTAGGTCCAAACAGATGAAATATCGAGCGATTAGTGCTGTCTTAACTACAACCTCATTTTCCCATACTCTTGAGGGTCTCCCTAGTCCTGAGATCTCAGTATCTATAGATTACTATGCTGCAACTAGAAGCTTTGCCAGTAGGAACATCAGTGGCCTATCAAGACATTCATTCCCCGGTGATCACTGCACCAAGGTACACCGGTCCGCCCCGTGTTACAAGTACAGCTAGATATACATTGCTACCATACCTCACCGCTGCTTGCATCATAAACGTGATTATAGCAAACTACTTATGTACAGGGAAAAAAAAGGGCCTTGTCTTCTGGGATCAGCTTCAGTTTTTACTCCAGTTCGGATTCTGACGCCTCTTCCTCTACCAGCTCAAATGCGTCGATATCTGCAAAGTATGCTCTCTGCTTCTCCAAAAGGTCCTCTAGTAAGTTGGGTGTGCTTGCAATGGACCGCTTCTGTTTCAGAAATGGCAAGCAATTAGAGACCTGGAAGTTATGGCCAATGTATGGAGAAGAACTGATCTTATAAATGCAGCTTTAAGCGTACTATAAAACTGCAGTACCTAACCTTCAAACACTTTATATATGGCATAGCATAAATGTTCAGAACGGATGCACTTTATGCAAAGGAGAACCGGAGTGAAACTTTAACACATCACAGACCTTATTGCAGGCAcagctctaattaattaaatactaCCACATGATAAAGTTTGAACTGATGGCATTTCATTCTGTACACGCCTTAATAATAACAGGAAACTTGGTAGGGTCATTATGAGGAAATGCACTCAGATTGTGTCCCTGCTTAcctttttaccttcatggcaagGAGCTGATGCAGAGATGGGCCGAGTATCCTTTTTCCTGAAAGATTAGTGAAATTCAATAGTTCAGTAAACCAAATGTACTCAGACTGTAACTGTTAGGTAGAAACAAGACGGACTAAAGGATCCCTATAGTCCTGACACCTGAATATCCTGTTCATGTGATGTGAATGCTGAGACTATATGACATATAAGTTTGTTGCGTCTGCAATTCAAGACATCACAACACCACTTCTACTCTATATCACTGATGAGACACGTAGTGTAGCTCTAGCACATAGTCTTGTATACCGTTTGTAACCTGCGTAGCAGCAGCATGGTGATCGTGATCACCAGCGCTCCCACGTCGCGCACGATCACGTGACCGAGGCGGTTCCGGCGCCCTGCGTGGTCAACCGTACCTGCACCCAATGTAATTGTGTATAAACTCTCATGAGCTCAATAGATGCGACCTGTTGGCTCCTAATTCttctctacatggtatcagctGCGCGGGTTTCCCGATCCTAAACCGCTCACCGCGCATCTCGCCGTGATTCCTTTGCACCACCGCGGTCACCGCGGTTGCCCTGCTCGCCGCTGCTCTTTCCATCTCCGCTGCTCTTCCCTCCCCTCGATCCCATGGACATGGATCGTCTGTTGGCTCCTAATTCTTCTCTACAATCACTATATATCATTTTGCAAAAATCAATGCAAGCATTTAAGGCATTAAGTATTACAGCAATTCCATCCTATGAAAACAAAAGGAATGGAAAGTATTCATATCAGCCGCTTGAACTCTTGTTACCAATAAGTGCATTGGATCGGAACATTGCAGAGTAAAAGGTCAATGAAATTATGTGACGCGCACATTGGATGAGCATACAGGACACAGCACAACGCTAAGCGTGGTGGACGGTGATTCTCACTGATTATAATATCATCATGCCCcttttaaaaaaataactaacaGAGTATTGACCCTCACAGGCAATCAGGAATGTGCATTATGAAAAACAGGTGTACTTATCTGGCGTCTAGTTGCCACACAAAGTAAAGACAATGATAACAAGTTCCCAGTCACAATCAATTGCACACAGCCTGACAGACGAGAGGCACCAACACTGACGAGGCTGAATTGAACATACACCAACGCAGATGACATGTACTGGGGCCAGGCAAGGCAAGCAAAGTAATCTCACCTGCTATGGGTCCTTGCAGATTTCCCAAGAGGGGGGCAACTCGCCGTTGCGGCGACGGGTCCCTTGCCCTTGCTGTTGGCGGCGGCGgggttcctcctccacctcccttgaGCCTCGGTGGTCCTGCGGTAAACTGTGGAGATGGCCGGCGATTTGAGCACACtgcgctcctcctcgatgactGCAGACGAAGAAGAGGTACCAGGATTAGAAATCCCAGCCCAATGCGGATCGAAGGGATGGCGCTACCAGTTTACTACAGTCAATTGCAGCGGATCGAGCACGAATCGGTGCCGTAGCTTCACTCACCGGCAGCGGAGGAAGGCTTGGGAGCGGGCGTGACGAAGGCGGGGGAGGAAGGCTTGCGCGCGGGCGTAACCGAGGCGGCGGAGGAAGGCTTGCGCGCGGGCGTGACGAAGGCGGCGGAGGAAGACTTGGGCGCGGGCGTGGCCGAGGCGGCGGAGGAAGGCTTGGGC
Above is a genomic segment from Miscanthus floridulus cultivar M001 chromosome 3, ASM1932011v1, whole genome shotgun sequence containing:
- the LOC136545936 gene encoding uncharacterized protein isoform X1; its protein translation is MDGAKPTAAAGGKQELEDALLQIMQQHHHQSFHQRQQTERAKDALRSAARVADLLVDTVDDGEVQELFVNEKRVELEARALLGTIARYRKQSDQWLAATNEINSVLKFFLICPLDPARGLMLLIFTITALKSVKNLAMFEEQVVVWESAEPPLNSLFGQNAEHPSCLTSLMLLSPVLFGQFDFSDVARDVSMLVSLYMRLRKLLLLACPMV
- the LOC136545936 gene encoding biogenesis of lysosome-related organelles complex 1 subunit 1-like isoform X2 translates to MDGAKPTAAAGGKQELEDALLQIMQQHHHQSFHQRQQTERAKDALRSAARVADLLVDTVDDGEVQELFVNEKRVELEARALLGTIARYRKQSDQWLAATNEINSVLKEIGDFENWMKIMEFDCKSINAAIRNIHQS